A region of Paenibacillus sp. 37 DNA encodes the following proteins:
- the hisD gene encoding histidinol dehydrogenase, translating to MKIVPAREFDLKREVEYGTPEQNETVRRIVSDIRREGDAALLRYTEQLDRTKLTAAELRVPQEELQAAYAAVEPSFVTAIRQAAANIRAFHEKQKRNSWMDWQPDGSLLGQVIRPLKRVGVYVPGGKAAYPSSVLMNVIPAQVAGVPEIVLVTPPSTNGGEGINPYILVAAAEAGVSEMYRVGGAQAIAALAYGTESIAPVDKICGPGNIYVALAKREVYGAVDIDSIAGPSEIVVLADDTANPVYVAADLLSQAEHDEMASAILVTNSATLAEAVQGEVQRQLEVLPRRDIAAASVEQYGAIIVVDSIDEGIDVVNRLAPEHLEIMVQEPMAYAGRIENAGAIFLGPYSSEPVGDYFAGPNHIIPTNGTARFSSPVDVDDFIKKSSLIYYSKEALLQNGAAIIELARHEGLEGHARAIAVRLEQEGKAESDNG from the coding sequence ATGAAAATTGTACCTGCACGTGAGTTTGATCTGAAGCGGGAAGTGGAGTATGGCACGCCAGAGCAAAATGAAACGGTACGGCGTATTGTCAGCGACATTCGCCGTGAGGGTGATGCGGCACTGCTGCGTTACACGGAGCAGCTGGACCGCACGAAGCTGACGGCCGCGGAATTGCGCGTGCCGCAGGAAGAGCTGCAGGCGGCTTATGCAGCCGTGGAGCCATCCTTTGTGACGGCGATTCGGCAAGCCGCCGCCAACATTCGTGCGTTTCACGAGAAGCAGAAACGCAACTCGTGGATGGATTGGCAGCCGGACGGCAGCCTGCTGGGCCAGGTCATCCGACCGCTGAAGCGGGTCGGGGTCTATGTACCTGGCGGCAAAGCAGCGTATCCATCGTCTGTGCTGATGAATGTGATTCCGGCACAGGTGGCAGGCGTGCCGGAGATTGTTCTCGTGACGCCACCGTCTACGAACGGTGGCGAAGGTATTAATCCGTACATTCTCGTTGCTGCTGCGGAAGCAGGCGTGAGCGAGATGTACCGGGTTGGCGGCGCTCAAGCCATCGCCGCCCTTGCTTACGGCACGGAGAGTATTGCCCCGGTGGACAAGATCTGTGGACCGGGCAATATTTACGTGGCGCTCGCGAAGCGCGAGGTGTACGGTGCGGTTGATATCGACAGTATCGCCGGGCCGAGTGAGATTGTGGTGCTCGCCGATGATACGGCGAATCCGGTGTACGTCGCCGCCGACCTGTTGTCGCAGGCGGAACATGACGAGATGGCATCGGCCATTCTCGTCACGAATTCGGCCACGCTGGCGGAAGCCGTGCAGGGCGAAGTGCAGCGGCAGCTTGAAGTGCTGCCGCGGCGTGATATCGCTGCTGCTTCGGTGGAGCAGTATGGCGCGATTATTGTGGTCGATTCCATCGATGAGGGAATCGACGTGGTGAACCGGCTTGCACCGGAGCATCTGGAGATTATGGTGCAGGAGCCGATGGCTTACGCTGGCCGGATCGAGAATGCCGGAGCGATCTTCCTCGGCCCGTACAGCTCGGAGCCTGTAGGAGATTATTTTGCCGGACCAAATCACATTATTCCGACCAATGGAACTGCGCGGTTCAGTTCGCCAGTGGACGTGGACGATTTTATCAAGAAATCGAGTCTGATCTATTATAGTAAAGAAGCGCTGCTGCAGAACGGAGCGGCTATTATAGAGTTGGCCCGCCATGAGGGTCTTGAAGGGCATGCCCGTGCAATCGCTGTACGGTTAGAACAGGAAGGAAAGGCGGAATCGGACAATGGATAA
- the hisB gene encoding imidazoleglycerol-phosphate dehydratase HisB — protein sequence MDKQNNGVELENKGAVRQAEVDRKTNETNIQLAFTVDGTGQSTIETDVPFLNHMLDLFTKHGQFDLNVQARGDIDIDDHHTVEDIGICLGQTLREALGDKRGIKRYASVFVPMDEALAQVIIDVSNRPHFEYRAEYPSQQVGSFSTELVHEFLWKLALEARITLHVIVHYGQNTHHMIEAIFKALGRALDEATMIDPRVTGVPSTKGVL from the coding sequence ATGGATAAGCAAAATAATGGTGTGGAACTTGAAAACAAAGGTGCAGTGCGCCAAGCAGAGGTTGACCGTAAAACAAACGAGACCAATATTCAATTGGCCTTTACTGTAGATGGCACAGGACAATCCACGATTGAAACGGATGTACCTTTCCTGAACCATATGCTGGATCTGTTCACGAAGCACGGACAATTCGACCTGAACGTACAGGCCCGTGGAGACATTGATATCGATGATCATCACACGGTTGAAGACATCGGCATCTGTCTGGGACAGACGTTGCGAGAAGCGTTGGGTGACAAACGCGGTATTAAACGTTACGCCAGTGTTTTTGTACCGATGGACGAGGCGCTCGCCCAGGTCATTATTGACGTGAGTAACCGACCTCACTTTGAATACCGTGCAGAATACCCTTCCCAACAGGTAGGCAGTTTCTCCACGGAGCTGGTACATGAATTCCTGTGGAAATTGGCGCTGGAAGCTCGGATTACGTTGCATGTCATTGTGCACTATGGTCAGAACACTCACCACATGATTGAAGCGATCTTTAAGGCACTGGGACGTGCACTGGATGAAGCAACGATGATTGATCCACGGGTAACAGGTGTGCCTTCCACGAAGGGAGTGCTGTAG
- the hisH gene encoding imidazole glycerol phosphate synthase subunit HisH, whose translation MAIAIVDYGMGNLHSVGKAVERLGYEALVTGDREEILGADGVILPGVGAFGDAMVHLRESGLDTVVKEAAAGSKPLLGICLGMQLLFSSSEEHGEHEGLDILPGKVVRFAPGELKVPHMGWNRLEFLHAENPLFTGLEAGHVYFVHSYHALTENRDDLLAVTDYGHPVTAIVGRGSNFGMQFHPEKSGELGMKLLGNFLALTGAPVQR comes from the coding sequence ATGGCGATTGCAATTGTCGATTACGGTATGGGTAACCTGCACAGCGTCGGCAAAGCGGTCGAACGTCTTGGCTACGAAGCGCTGGTCACGGGTGACCGGGAAGAGATTCTTGGCGCAGATGGTGTCATTCTGCCAGGCGTAGGTGCTTTTGGTGATGCAATGGTTCATCTGCGGGAGAGTGGCCTGGATACGGTGGTGAAGGAAGCTGCTGCCGGGTCCAAGCCACTGCTCGGAATCTGTCTGGGGATGCAGTTGTTGTTCAGCTCAAGTGAAGAGCATGGCGAGCATGAGGGACTGGATATTTTGCCAGGGAAAGTGGTGCGATTCGCACCAGGAGAGCTGAAGGTTCCTCATATGGGATGGAACCGTTTGGAATTCCTGCACGCGGAAAATCCGCTATTTACGGGGCTGGAGGCAGGTCACGTCTATTTTGTCCATTCCTATCATGCGCTTACTGAAAACAGGGACGATCTGCTGGCGGTAACGGATTACGGACATCCGGTGACAGCCATTGTAGGCAGAGGATCCAACTTCGGCATGCAATTCCACCCGGAGAAAAGTGGAGAGCTTGGCATGAAGCTGCTCGGCAACTTTTTGGCTCTGACAGGAGCACCTGTACAAAGGTAA
- the hisA gene encoding 1-(5-phosphoribosyl)-5-[(5-phosphoribosylamino)methylideneamino]imidazole-4-carboxamide isomerase, protein MSSFILYPAIDIRDGKCVRLVQGDYNQETVYNDDPVQVALSWEKQGGTYVHLVDLDGAKAGHPVNDELIGRIASSVNVPVQVGGGLRTVADVERLLGLGVSRLIIGTAAIEDRAFTEEVLGRYGDKVAIGIDARNGYVATRGWLETSEVQAEVLAKELAAYGAETFIFTDISRDGMMQGPNVEAIVSLAKASGRTVIASGGVSVMDDLLRLSRHADDGVGGAIVGKALYTGSIDLSEAVRAVNK, encoded by the coding sequence ATGTCATCTTTTATCCTATATCCGGCGATTGATATCCGGGACGGCAAATGTGTAAGACTGGTGCAGGGAGATTATAATCAGGAGACCGTGTATAACGATGACCCGGTTCAAGTGGCTTTATCCTGGGAGAAACAAGGCGGTACATACGTTCATCTGGTGGATCTGGATGGTGCGAAAGCAGGGCATCCTGTTAACGATGAGCTGATTGGGCGGATTGCGTCGTCTGTAAACGTACCTGTTCAGGTGGGCGGCGGACTTCGTACAGTAGCGGATGTAGAGCGTTTGCTGGGTCTGGGTGTTAGCCGGCTGATCATTGGAACAGCAGCAATTGAGGATCGTGCTTTTACAGAGGAAGTACTGGGACGTTACGGGGACAAAGTGGCAATTGGTATCGATGCACGTAATGGTTACGTGGCAACTCGCGGATGGCTTGAAACATCGGAAGTACAGGCAGAGGTACTCGCGAAGGAATTGGCGGCATATGGGGCAGAAACGTTTATCTTTACGGATATTTCCCGTGATGGCATGATGCAGGGTCCTAATGTGGAAGCGATTGTGTCTCTTGCCAAGGCGAGCGGACGTACGGTTATTGCTTCCGGCGGTGTAAGTGTAATGGATGATCTGCTTCGTTTGAGTCGCCACGCGGATGATGGTGTTGGTGGAGCAATTGTGGGTAAAGCACTGTATACAGGAAGTATCGATCTGTCTGAAGCAGTACGTGCGGTCAATAAGTAA
- the hisF gene encoding imidazole glycerol phosphate synthase subunit HisF, producing MLAKRIIPCLDVKDGRVVKGVNFVNLRDAGDPVELAALYDREGADELVFLDISASVEGRETMEEVVRQTAGEIAIPFTVGGGISKVEDMKRILRAGADKIAVNTAAVLNPQLIADGARRFGSQCIVVAIDAKYNEAWGEWEVYTHGGRKPSGIKALEWVKQAESLGAGEILLTSMDADGTKDGFDLKLTAAVSESVRIPVIASGGAGKESHFYDVFTTGKADAGLAATIFHYKEIAVPALKQHLREQGVEIRD from the coding sequence ATGCTGGCAAAAAGAATCATCCCCTGTCTGGACGTGAAGGACGGCCGGGTCGTCAAAGGCGTCAACTTCGTTAATCTCCGCGATGCGGGTGATCCGGTAGAGCTGGCGGCACTATATGACCGCGAGGGCGCAGACGAACTGGTGTTTCTCGATATCTCCGCTTCGGTAGAAGGGCGCGAAACGATGGAAGAAGTCGTGCGGCAGACGGCGGGCGAGATCGCTATTCCCTTTACGGTAGGTGGTGGCATCTCCAAGGTAGAGGACATGAAGCGGATTCTCCGTGCGGGAGCGGATAAAATCGCAGTGAATACAGCCGCGGTACTTAATCCGCAGTTGATTGCAGATGGTGCACGTCGCTTTGGCTCGCAGTGTATCGTGGTAGCGATCGATGCCAAGTATAACGAAGCTTGGGGCGAGTGGGAAGTCTATACCCATGGTGGACGGAAACCCTCCGGGATCAAGGCGCTGGAATGGGTTAAACAGGCTGAGAGCTTGGGCGCGGGGGAGATTCTTCTCACAAGTATGGACGCGGACGGAACAAAAGACGGCTTTGATCTGAAGCTGACGGCAGCGGTATCCGAATCTGTGCGTATTCCAGTCATCGCATCGGGCGGTGCGGGCAAGGAATCTCATTTCTATGATGTATTTACCACAGGCAAAGCGGACGCAGGGCTGGCCGCAACGATTTTCCATTACAAAGAAATCGCCGTACCGGCGTTAAAACAACATTTGAGAGAACAAGGGGTGGAGATCCGTGACTAA
- the hisIE gene encoding bifunctional phosphoribosyl-AMP cyclohydrolase/phosphoribosyl-ATP diphosphatase HisIE, whose protein sequence is MTKVSDEIKEQLSLEQVVEHIRWSDGLVPAIVQDVDTREVLMMAYMNRESLKLSLESGETWFWSRSRQELWHKGATSGNVQTITSLKYDCDGDTLLVEVKPNGPACHTGAVTCFHNEIIGLPEKSANKGSDDASDASASGSSDSESRFEVLAELESVIAERERERPEGAYTTYLFDKGVDKILKKIGEEASETIIAAKNKDNDELRLEVSDLMYHLLVLLQERKLPLDDIMSELSRRHERPRRD, encoded by the coding sequence GTGACTAAAGTGAGCGATGAAATCAAGGAACAGTTGTCCTTGGAACAGGTTGTGGAACACATTCGTTGGAGTGATGGTTTGGTTCCTGCCATTGTGCAGGATGTGGATACTCGGGAAGTCTTAATGATGGCTTATATGAATCGCGAATCTCTGAAGTTGTCGCTTGAATCCGGTGAAACGTGGTTCTGGTCACGCTCGCGTCAAGAGCTGTGGCACAAAGGTGCAACATCTGGTAACGTGCAGACCATTACTTCCCTGAAATATGATTGTGATGGTGATACCTTGTTGGTTGAGGTCAAACCGAACGGTCCTGCCTGCCATACAGGTGCGGTAACATGTTTCCATAATGAAATCATTGGTTTGCCAGAGAAATCGGCGAATAAGGGTTCGGATGATGCGAGTGATGCATCTGCTTCGGGAAGTTCCGATTCCGAAAGCCGCTTCGAGGTTTTGGCTGAACTGGAGTCCGTTATTGCAGAGCGTGAACGTGAACGCCCTGAGGGTGCATATACAACGTATCTGTTTGATAAAGGTGTAGACAAAATATTGAAAAAAATCGGTGAAGAAGCATCCGAAACGATCATCGCCGCCAAAAATAAAGATAATGACGAGCTTCGTCTGGAGGTCAGTGACCTGATGTATCACCTGCTCGTCCTGTTACAAGAGCGCAAGCTGCCGCTGGACGATATTATGTCAGAGCTGAGCCGCCGTCATGAACGGCCTCGCCGCGATTAG
- the hisJ gene encoding histidinol-phosphatase HisJ: MRIDYHTHHERCGHAVGKLEEYVQRGVEIGLSQIGLSDHMPLLHVDPAQYYPEMAMPMDELPRYVEECFSLKERYRGQIDVRVGLEGDYIEGWETEIRAIIERYPWDYVIGSVHFLGEWDITDFRQTHHWEGKDILEVYRQYYDAVSKAATTGLYDIMGHTDVIKRFGYVPSAEQTEERISLENAALQAIAKSGCAMELNASGLSKPCAEMFPSRRMLTEAIRMGIPLTMGSDAHDPMKLGDYLPEAEALLHELGCTEVAVFEGRHRSFIPLNV, encoded by the coding sequence GTGCGTATAGATTATCACACACACCATGAGCGGTGTGGACATGCCGTTGGCAAACTGGAAGAGTACGTGCAACGTGGTGTGGAGATCGGACTATCCCAGATTGGATTGTCCGATCACATGCCATTATTGCATGTCGATCCGGCTCAATATTATCCGGAAATGGCGATGCCTATGGATGAACTGCCGCGTTACGTAGAGGAGTGTTTCTCCCTGAAAGAACGTTACCGCGGACAGATTGACGTACGTGTTGGTCTGGAAGGTGACTATATTGAAGGCTGGGAAACAGAGATCCGTGCAATCATTGAGCGTTATCCATGGGATTATGTGATTGGCTCTGTTCATTTCCTCGGGGAATGGGACATTACGGATTTCCGCCAGACCCATCACTGGGAGGGCAAAGACATCCTTGAAGTATATCGTCAGTACTATGATGCCGTGAGCAAGGCAGCTACGACGGGACTGTACGATATTATGGGCCATACGGATGTCATTAAACGGTTTGGCTATGTTCCTTCAGCTGAACAGACAGAAGAACGTATCTCACTGGAGAACGCAGCGTTGCAGGCTATTGCCAAAAGTGGCTGCGCCATGGAGCTGAATGCTTCCGGGTTATCGAAGCCTTGCGCCGAGATGTTCCCTAGTCGCAGAATGCTGACGGAAGCCATTCGCATGGGCATTCCATTAACCATGGGGTCTGATGCACATGACCCAATGAAGCTGGGCGATTATCTGCCTGAAGCTGAAGCACTTTTGCATGAGTTGGGCTGTACGGAAGTCGCTGTTTTTGAAGGCCGTCATCGCTCGTTCATTCCTTTAAATGTATAA
- a CDS encoding ribose-phosphate diphosphokinase produces MQHSLRIFSGSSNPKLAEQVCDKLGVQLGKIKLSRFKSGEIYVHYEETIRNCDVFLVQSLSHPINELFVELLVMIDAAKRASARTVNIIVPYYGYARQERKSAPREPISAKMVADVLTTAGANRVVTIDLHAAAIQGFFNIPVDHMTSLDLISDYLLSKGIENPVVVSPDAGRASMAEKLANRLDSPFAIMIKKRPSHNESVITHVIGDVEGRTPIIIEDLIDTGTTILNVVEGLKERGSKNVYVCATHGLFSDGAVSKLNHPSIEEVVVTDSIALPDDHPECFKVLPVAPMLARAVRIIVDGGSMATLFKDSGI; encoded by the coding sequence ATGCAGCATTCGTTACGTATTTTTTCCGGTTCATCGAACCCTAAGCTGGCAGAACAGGTATGTGACAAGCTGGGTGTACAACTGGGCAAGATCAAGCTGTCCAGGTTCAAGAGCGGAGAAATATACGTTCATTATGAAGAAACGATCCGTAATTGTGATGTGTTTCTGGTACAGTCGTTGTCTCATCCGATCAATGAGCTGTTTGTCGAGCTGTTGGTGATGATTGATGCCGCAAAGAGGGCTTCAGCGCGCACTGTGAACATCATTGTTCCGTATTACGGCTATGCTCGTCAAGAGCGCAAATCCGCACCACGGGAACCGATCTCGGCCAAGATGGTAGCAGATGTATTAACGACAGCTGGCGCCAATCGAGTGGTAACAATCGACCTGCACGCAGCGGCCATTCAGGGATTCTTCAACATTCCGGTTGACCATATGACATCACTGGATCTGATTAGTGATTATCTGTTAAGCAAAGGAATCGAGAACCCTGTTGTCGTCTCCCCGGATGCGGGACGAGCATCGATGGCAGAGAAGCTGGCGAACCGTCTGGATTCTCCATTTGCCATTATGATCAAGAAACGTCCAAGCCATAATGAATCGGTTATTACCCATGTCATTGGTGATGTAGAAGGACGGACACCTATTATTATTGAGGATCTGATCGACACCGGAACAACCATTCTGAATGTGGTGGAAGGGTTGAAGGAACGCGGGTCCAAAAATGTATATGTATGTGCAACACACGGATTGTTCTCAGATGGGGCAGTAAGTAAATTGAATCACCCGTCAATTGAAGAGGTGGTAGTTACGGACTCGATCGCACTGCCAGATGACCACCCTGAATGCTTCAAAGTGTTACCTGTTGCGCCAATGCTGGCTCGCGCCGTACGCATTATTGTGGATGGTGGCTCCATGGCCACATTGTTTAAGGATTCTGGCATTTAG
- a CDS encoding helix-turn-helix domain-containing protein, whose product MSRNWYYRLLFSYFPIFFFTMTILIFIAFVFINDVSREETRKADRISSSYLESTLDRTIRDIELSVTETVQNTQAYKLYFNNTVQTSSDTVYSIAQNLRELSSSSSWIQSIYIYDKRNDRVLTVSGSRESDSFSDKVWIDRIVNGPIGSGWQPVREIEVDFQQPVRVLTVNKGMPLPFGSEGTLVINIKMSSIEQSVDSMVNGQLSFLTITDREGKIVYNAHSDYEGAVNGKELNHLPLDRLGWTLSSGIKAGNLFGWVSVVSYVWIIIGILTVLCAVIYIVYITRRNYKPIQIIMNRIEAHQIRVLENSGTRTDEMKMIDGVLENLINHMMDYDKKSRENALLQRSRLFNALLLGEHMDQVSEQLKEFSPFDEVHDSSRFAVVVGEINKYEKGFQERYTRGEQNTLKFALMNVLQELSRNTGVQCWAEWISADRIAILFLSKENRDSNSSDMSGQIRIVVEECQSWVEQNLRISLSFGIGPIAEGIESIRDSYAAAETVMQRKLLMNGDVGQAECGEHQHPLLDTYTYLQMIADFVKRFRMSSVQWRDQLEEIFTAFERNKLPDDEIRSLIQAMLQMLSREVAMMSEKLQEELSEENINKWLKLMEEAETLEDIKGLLFDNLTDLFRTYVAVTETKSYKAMVNEMKAYIEEQFANPDLSLKHLSDRFQITGKHASYLFKTEFNMKFVDFVTELRMKEAEQLLLKTDHSLQDIALKVGYANGITLGRVFKRVMGITPGDYRRLKRDHLDLEE is encoded by the coding sequence TTGTCTCGTAATTGGTACTACCGGTTATTGTTCTCGTATTTCCCTATTTTCTTTTTTACCATGACAATACTTATTTTTATCGCATTTGTTTTTATAAATGACGTCTCTAGGGAAGAGACCAGAAAGGCAGATCGAATCTCCTCCAGTTACTTGGAGTCTACACTGGATCGTACGATCCGGGATATTGAGCTATCTGTGACCGAAACAGTACAGAACACACAAGCTTACAAGCTTTATTTTAATAACACCGTCCAGACCAGCTCGGACACGGTCTATTCAATTGCACAGAATTTGCGCGAACTGTCCAGTTCTTCTTCATGGATTCAATCCATCTATATCTACGACAAGAGAAATGACAGAGTTTTGACGGTAAGTGGCTCCAGAGAATCGGACAGCTTCTCGGATAAGGTGTGGATTGATCGGATTGTTAACGGGCCAATCGGGTCGGGCTGGCAACCAGTCCGGGAAATCGAGGTGGACTTTCAGCAACCTGTCCGGGTACTGACAGTGAATAAGGGCATGCCTTTACCTTTTGGCTCCGAGGGTACTCTAGTCATTAATATCAAGATGAGCAGTATTGAGCAAAGTGTGGATAGTATGGTTAATGGGCAACTTTCCTTTCTGACGATTACGGATCGTGAGGGCAAGATTGTGTATAATGCCCATTCCGATTATGAAGGGGCAGTGAATGGAAAGGAGCTAAACCATTTACCGCTAGACAGATTGGGCTGGACCCTGTCCAGTGGAATTAAGGCGGGCAACTTGTTTGGCTGGGTTTCGGTTGTTTCCTACGTGTGGATTATAATTGGAATTCTGACTGTTCTCTGTGCCGTCATTTATATTGTCTATATAACTCGTCGTAACTATAAGCCTATTCAGATTATCATGAACCGGATTGAAGCTCATCAAATCCGTGTGTTGGAAAACTCAGGAACTCGGACCGATGAGATGAAGATGATTGATGGTGTTCTTGAGAATCTGATCAATCATATGATGGACTATGATAAGAAGAGCAGAGAGAACGCACTTTTACAACGTAGCAGGCTGTTTAATGCTTTGCTGCTTGGGGAACATATGGATCAAGTTTCAGAGCAATTAAAGGAGTTTTCTCCTTTTGATGAAGTGCATGACTCTTCGCGTTTTGCCGTTGTTGTTGGAGAAATCAACAAGTATGAAAAAGGGTTTCAGGAACGGTACACGAGAGGTGAACAAAATACGCTGAAGTTTGCTTTGATGAACGTTTTGCAGGAACTATCACGTAATACGGGAGTACAGTGCTGGGCGGAATGGATCAGCGCGGATCGAATAGCGATACTTTTTTTGTCCAAAGAAAATCGTGACAGTAACAGCTCAGATATGTCAGGGCAGATTCGCATTGTGGTAGAGGAATGTCAATCTTGGGTGGAACAGAATCTGCGTATTTCCCTTAGCTTTGGCATTGGGCCTATTGCTGAGGGGATAGAATCGATTCGGGATTCCTATGCAGCAGCCGAGACGGTAATGCAACGCAAGCTCTTGATGAATGGTGATGTGGGGCAAGCCGAGTGCGGAGAGCATCAGCATCCTTTACTGGATACCTACACTTACCTGCAGATGATCGCCGACTTTGTTAAACGTTTCCGCATGTCGAGTGTTCAGTGGCGTGATCAACTGGAAGAGATTTTCACAGCATTTGAGCGAAATAAGCTGCCAGATGACGAGATTCGCTCTCTCATCCAAGCGATGTTACAGATGCTCAGTAGAGAAGTCGCAATGATGTCAGAGAAGCTGCAAGAAGAGCTGTCAGAAGAGAATATTAACAAGTGGCTCAAGTTGATGGAAGAGGCAGAGACACTTGAGGATATCAAAGGCCTTCTGTTTGATAATCTGACGGATCTGTTCAGAACCTATGTGGCGGTCACTGAAACCAAGAGTTACAAAGCAATGGTTAACGAAATGAAAGCCTATATTGAAGAACAGTTTGCTAATCCAGATCTTTCATTGAAACATCTGAGTGATCGATTTCAGATTACGGGCAAACATGCGAGTTATTTGTTTAAGACCGAATTCAACATGAAGTTTGTTGATTTTGTTACAGAGCTTCGCATGAAGGAGGCCGAACAGCTTCTGTTAAAAACGGATCATTCCTTGCAGGACATTGCTTTGAAAGTAGGATACGCGAACGGGATTACTTTAGGCCGTGTGTTTAAGCGAGTGATGGGTATTACACCAGGGGATTATCGTCGTTTGAAACGTGACCACCTTGATCTCGAAGAATGA